In Sulfuricurvum sp., the genomic stretch AAAGAGCCTGATGCGCCAACTCATACGGCATAAACTCTTTAAAAAAGACCTCGATAAAGTGACCCTTACCGATCAGCAATTTACAAAAATGGTTCATTATTTCTCATTACTGATCGAAGGGAATGAGCTACCATCGGAGTCAAAAGACCATCCGCTCAATGGCGAATGGAAAAGTTTTCGGGAATTTCATTTGGGTGGAGATACCCTCATCATCTATCACATTGATGAAGAGAATAATCAAACCGTACTCATACGGATCGGTTCACACGCTCAACTTTTTAGATAATTTAGTATCAGATAGGTTATAATCATTGCATGAAACGACAAGACGTACTCAAAGTATTAGAATCATACAAGGAACATCATGCCGATGAGTTCGGAATCGTCCGAATCGGTGTATTCGGCTCTGTTGCACGTGATGAAGCGACAGAACAAAGCGATGTCGATGTTGTGATCGAGACCAAACAACCCAATCTTTTCAGACTTTCCCGCATCCGTCTCGACCTCGAAGAGCTGATGCACACCCATGTCGACCTCATCAGCTACCGTGAGAGCATGAACACGTTTCTCAAAGAACGTATCCAAAAAGAGGCAATCTATGCCTGAAAAGGCTCTGTTGATCGAAACCCTCACTCAGATTCATGGCGCTACTGAGCGCATCCTCAAACGCTTCGAACCTATCCGATCTTCCGATGATTTTTTAGAGGATGAAGCG encodes the following:
- a CDS encoding type II toxin-antitoxin system YafQ family toxin codes for the protein MRQLIRHKLFKKDLDKVTLTDQQFTKMVHYFSLLIEGNELPSESKDHPLNGEWKSFREFHLGGDTLIIYHIDEENNQTVLIRIGSHAQLFR
- a CDS encoding nucleotidyltransferase domain-containing protein — translated: MKRQDVLKVLESYKEHHADEFGIVRIGVFGSVARDEATEQSDVDVVIETKQPNLFRLSRIRLDLEELMHTHVDLISYRESMNTFLKERIQKEAIYA